Part of the Vicinamibacterales bacterium genome, CCATCCGCTCCCCCGATCTCGGGGTGCGGAGATCGGCCCAGGGTCGTGCAGGAGAGGGTCCGCGGCGGTCATAAGCAAGCTGTCAGCCTCGCGAAGCAGGCCCCCGCCAATCGTATCGTCATGTGGTTATCGTGTTGGAGACAGACCCTATGAACATGAAGACACTGATCGCATTTTGTCTGGCGCTGGCTGTCGCTGCAGGCGCCGCGGCCCAGGGAAACCCCACAGGGACCATCAGAGGTCAGGTGGTCGATCCGGACAAGTTGGCCCTGCCGGGTGTCACGGTCACGGTGACGTCGCCGGCACTCCAGGGCGCACGCACGGCGGTGACGTCCGCCAACGGCGACTTCATCATTCCGTTCCTGCCGGCCGGCGAGTACACGGTCACGGTCGAGCTGCAGGGCTTCCAGGCGCAGAAACAGACGATCGGCGTGGCGATGGCGGAGACGCAGCCACTGATGATCAAGATGTCTCTGGCCTCCCTCACTGAAACGGTGAACGTCACCGGCACGACGAACACCGAGGTGCTGACGACGTCCACGGTCGCCGAGACCTACAAGAAGGACACGCTGGAGCGCCTGCCGATCGGCCGGACGCTCAACGACGCCACCCTGCTGGCGCCCGGCGTCGCGCCCAACGGCCCGAGCGGCAACATCATGATGTCGGGCGCGCTCTCGTTCGAGAACCTGTTCCTGGTCAACGGCGTGGTCGTCAACGAGAACCTGCGCGGCCAGGCGCTGAACCTCTTCATCGAGGACGCGATCCAGGAGACGAAGGTCTCGACCGGCAGCATCTCGGCGGAGTACGGACGGTTCCAGGGCGGCGTGGTCAACATGATCACCAAGTCGGGCGGCAACAACTTCAGCGGGTCGTTCCGCACGACGTTCGACAACGATGCCTGGCGCTCGCTGACGCCCGATCCCAACGACCAGAAGGTCGACACCGTCACACCGACCTACGAGCTGACGGCCGGCGGCCCGATCCGCAAGGACAAGGTCTGGTTCTTCGGCGCGTACCGGCTCACGGATCCCAAGCGCAACAAGACCCTCGACTACACCGGGGTCAACTTCACCTACGACACCAAGGACACCCGGTACGAGGCGAAGGTCACCTACGCCCTGAACCAGAAGAACAACATCAAGGCGTCCTACACGAAGCGGACGACCGCGAGCAAGAACAACTGGTTCGGCTCGGTCATGGACCTGGCCAGCTTGTACGACAACTCGACCGAGCAGACTCTCACCACGGTCAACTACACGAACGTGCTCACCAGCAACATCTTCCTCGAGGGTCAGTACTCGCGGAAGATCTCGGCGACGATGGACACCGGGTCGCGGTTCTCGGACCCGATCAAGGGCACCTACATCACCGACCGCTCGCGCAACAGCTACCGCTACAACGCGCCGACCTTCTGCGCGGTGTGCTACGACAGCACCGGCACCGGGTGGCTTGAGCACCGCGACAACTGGGACTGGTTCGTCAAGATGAGCTACTTCGTGTCGACGAAGAAGACCGGGTCGCACAACCTGGTGTTCGGCTTCGACAACTACAAGGAGTGGCGCAAGAACAACAACTGGCAGTCGGGGAGCAGCTTCGCCGTCAACGGCACCTCCGCGATCATCAACGGGACCAGCATCTTCCCGGTGCTCAAGAACGACAACACCACCTACATCAACTGGATGCCGCTGGTGAAGGAGACGGTCGGCAACGACATCAGGACGTACTCCGGATACATCAACGATGCGTGGCGCCTGAGCAACAAGCTCTCGTTCAACATCGGCGCCCGCTACGACATGAATCGGTCGAAGGACCAGAGCGGCGCCGAGGTCGTGAAGGACTCGCAGTGGAGTCCGCGCGTCGGATTCAGCTGGGACATCAAGGGCGACGCCAAGTGGATCGCCAACGCGGCCTTCTCGCGGTACGTCATGGGCATCAGCACCGCGCTGGTGGACGCCGGATCGGCCGGCGGACGGACGGCGAGCTACAGCTGGTACTACAAGGGCCCGAACATCAACACGGCCGCCGCGGGTCCCTATCTCACCGCCGACCAGGCGCTGCCGATCCTGTGGAAGTGGTTCAACGACAACGGCGGCGTCAACATGAAGACCCGGACGGCGCCGAGCATCCCGGGTGTCAGCACGAGGGTCAAGGACGGTGTGGTGTCGCCCAGCTCGAACGAGTTCTCGTTCGGCATCGCGAACCAGCTCGGGGACAAGGGTGTGTGGCGCGTCGACTACGTCTACCGGAAGTCGGGCGACATGTATGGCGACTACCTCGACATGTCGACCGGCCTCGTGGCCGATCCGACGGGGCGCCAGTTCAACCTCACGCTGACGGGCAACACGCCGCTGGCCAAGCGCACCTACCAGTCGGTGGTGACCAATTTCAACTATCGGTTCAAGTCGGTGATCGTCAGCGCCAACTACACGCTGTCGAAGATGTGGGGCAACGTGAACGGCGAGAATACCGGCAGCGGGCCGATTCGCGCCGACCTGAACTGGTACCCGGAGTACAAGCAGGAAGGCTGGAACTACCCGCTGGGCTACAACCCCGGCGACCAGCGCCACAAGTTCCGCGGCATGGTGACGTACCGCGTACCCGTCCCGCAGAGCGTCGGTTCGCTCGACATCGGGATGGTGCAGCGCTACGACTCGCCCGTGGCGCAGGACATCGCCGGCACGGTGGACAGCCGATCGTACGTGAACAATCCGGGCTACCTCAACCCGACCAGCGGCGTGACGTACTACTTCATCGGCCGCGGTGACTACCGGTTCGATCCGGTCTGGACGACGGACCTGTCCGTGATGTGGGGGAAGAAGATTCCGGGCATCCACACCGAGGTGTTCTTCCGCGGCGTCATCACCAACCTGTTCAACAATGCCGCCGTCACCGGCGGTGATACGACGGTGAACACGAACTACAACAACAAGGCGTACGCCGTGTTCAACCCGTTCACGTCCGCGCCGGTGCAGGGCACGAACTGGGACTACAGCTCGATCTTCGGGCGGCCCCAGTCGAAGGATGACTACCAGAGGGCGCGCTTGTTCACCTTCTCGGTGGGAGTTCGCTTCTAGTCAGTGTTCGATGCCGTTCAGGGGTCGGCTCGTCCGGCCGGCCCCTGAATGGCCCCGCTTCCCCGTCCTGCCGACCTACCTCGCGGTCCTCGCGTCGAAGATCAACTGCACCAGCTTGCCGAACTGCTCCCCGCTGACCTGCCGGCCGCGGATGTCGGTGTTCACACGGTGCACGATCACCATGTCGTATTCCGGCACGACGAGAATGAAGTGGCCGCCCGCCCCGCGGGCCGAATACGACCCTTTCGGCATCACGACGCCAGGGAAGTGCCGGCCCTCGACCGCGACCCACCACAGGTAGCCGTAGCCGCCCGACTGGCCCGCGTCCGAATACGACGCGGTGCTCTCTGCCACCCAGTCCTTCGGCACGACCTCGGTGCCCCGCCACGAGCCCTGCCGCAGGAACAGCAGGCCGAAGCGCGCCATGTCGCGCGCGGTCATGCGGAACGGGTAGGCGGCGTACACCGAGTCCGCCCCGGTGAAGTACTGCCCGTCGTCGAGAATGTAGTCCTGCATGCCGATCGGGCCGGCGATCCGCGTCTGGAATTCCCGGTAGATGCTGTTCTTCACCGCCCGCTCGAAGATCATGCCGAGCGCGTTGAAGTCCCAGTTGTTGTAGTACCAGAACGTGCCAGGAGCGTGGCTGTTGCGCGCCGGGCGCGCGGCCTTCATGGCCGGCGTCTCGTACAGCGCGGGATGGTACACGCCCGAGCGGGCCTTCAACAGGTCGTGCACGGTGGCGGTCTTCTCGGCCGCGTTCAACGACGGCTCGTTGTCGTCGATCCCGAGCTGCTCCAGGGTCTTGGCGAGGTCGATCCGGTTCTGGCGGACGTGGATCCCGTACATCGCGCTCAGGAAGCTCTTGCGAATCGAGTGAATGTTGTACTTCGCGTCGGTCCTGCCCCATTCGTCCAGGACCTTGCCCTGGACGACGACCATGACGGCCTCGGTATTGATGGTGGCCGCGTACTCCTTCGCCAGCTTCAGCTTCTCGGGAGACCACCCGAGCGCCTGCGGAGACGCTAGGCGTTCCCAGGTGGCGCCCGGGTACGTGGGCTGGTCCTGCGCTCGGCCGGCCGTCGTCCACGCTGCGGTGAGCAGCAGGACGCTGAGCGTCAACCAGCGTCCGATTCTTCGCGGTGTGCGTGTCGTGCGAAACATGCTGTGACTCCTTGGGTGAGGGTGCGCGACGCGTGTCGCGGGAGGCGGGACGGGCACTCATCATCCCACACCCCGCCTGGCGAATCCAACGAGGCACCAGGTGACCCGGATGGTTGCGTCCTGTGGCCGGAGTGCGGTACCGTCTGCGTCGCCCCCCTTCCAGATTTCAGATGTCAGCCGTCGGCCGGCCGTGCGTGCGTGACGATGCGGCCCGGCATGGAGAACGATGTGAACCTGCTCGACCGTACCGTGTCCGCCATCCTCGTGTCCGCGCTGTCGCTGGTCGCCTGCCAGCAGGCGACGGCCGCCCAGGCCGCGGCGGCCAAACGCATCCGCATCGGCGTCGCCACCTTCTCGCACGAGACCTGCACGTTCTGCCCGGAGCCCACCGGCATCGCCGAGTGGGAGTACTACGGACCACCGCAGCGGGGGCCGGAGGTGCTGAAGTCGGGGCCCTACATCCGCGGCTTCGTCGACGCCGCCCGCGACCACGACAACGTCGACCTGGTCGGCATCTACTCTCCTCGTGATTCGAAGGGCGGCTCGTCCGGCAGCTGGCTCACGACCGAGGCGTTCGACAAGTACTCGAACGGCATCGCCAGCGACTTGAAGCAGTCGGGCCCCTTCGACGCGGTCTACCTCTCGCT contains:
- a CDS encoding TonB-dependent receptor, which encodes MNMKTLIAFCLALAVAAGAAAQGNPTGTIRGQVVDPDKLALPGVTVTVTSPALQGARTAVTSANGDFIIPFLPAGEYTVTVELQGFQAQKQTIGVAMAETQPLMIKMSLASLTETVNVTGTTNTEVLTTSTVAETYKKDTLERLPIGRTLNDATLLAPGVAPNGPSGNIMMSGALSFENLFLVNGVVVNENLRGQALNLFIEDAIQETKVSTGSISAEYGRFQGGVVNMITKSGGNNFSGSFRTTFDNDAWRSLTPDPNDQKVDTVTPTYELTAGGPIRKDKVWFFGAYRLTDPKRNKTLDYTGVNFTYDTKDTRYEAKVTYALNQKNNIKASYTKRTTASKNNWFGSVMDLASLYDNSTEQTLTTVNYTNVLTSNIFLEGQYSRKISATMDTGSRFSDPIKGTYITDRSRNSYRYNAPTFCAVCYDSTGTGWLEHRDNWDWFVKMSYFVSTKKTGSHNLVFGFDNYKEWRKNNNWQSGSSFAVNGTSAIINGTSIFPVLKNDNTTYINWMPLVKETVGNDIRTYSGYINDAWRLSNKLSFNIGARYDMNRSKDQSGAEVVKDSQWSPRVGFSWDIKGDAKWIANAAFSRYVMGISTALVDAGSAGGRTASYSWYYKGPNINTAAAGPYLTADQALPILWKWFNDNGGVNMKTRTAPSIPGVSTRVKDGVVSPSSNEFSFGIANQLGDKGVWRVDYVYRKSGDMYGDYLDMSTGLVADPTGRQFNLTLTGNTPLAKRTYQSVVTNFNYRFKSVIVSANYTLSKMWGNVNGENTGSGPIRADLNWYPEYKQEGWNYPLGYNPGDQRHKFRGMVTYRVPVPQSVGSLDIGMVQRYDSPVAQDIAGTVDSRSYVNNPGYLNPTSGVTYYFIGRGDYRFDPVWTTDLSVMWGKKIPGIHTEVFFRGVITNLFNNAAVTGGDTTVNTNYNNKAYAVFNPFTSAPVQGTNWDYSSIFGRPQSKDDYQRARLFTFSVGVRF
- a CDS encoding serine hydrolase, yielding MFRTTRTPRRIGRWLTLSVLLLTAAWTTAGRAQDQPTYPGATWERLASPQALGWSPEKLKLAKEYAATINTEAVMVVVQGKVLDEWGRTDAKYNIHSIRKSFLSAMYGIHVRQNRIDLAKTLEQLGIDDNEPSLNAAEKTATVHDLLKARSGVYHPALYETPAMKAARPARNSHAPGTFWYYNNWDFNALGMIFERAVKNSIYREFQTRIAGPIGMQDYILDDGQYFTGADSVYAAYPFRMTARDMARFGLLFLRQGSWRGTEVVPKDWVAESTASYSDAGQSGGYGYLWWVAVEGRHFPGVVMPKGSYSARGAGGHFILVVPEYDMVIVHRVNTDIRGRQVSGEQFGKLVQLIFDARTAR